One segment of Belonocnema kinseyi isolate 2016_QV_RU_SX_M_011 chromosome 7, B_treatae_v1, whole genome shotgun sequence DNA contains the following:
- the LOC117175895 gene encoding HBS1-like protein has translation MTIDCIFIFCLWPGISQLAVVVNKLDTVEWSKERFNEIVNKMSIFLKQVGFREAVTFVPCSGLSGENIVSKPKEVLANWYNGPTLVDIIDKFKCPERPIDKPLRFSVNDIFKGTGSGFHVFGHVETGLVAVGKKILILPRNEVAHVKGSLFRI, from the exons ATGACAATTGATTGCatctttatattttgtttatggCCAGGAATTTCCCAATTGGCCGTCGTTGTGAACAAGCTCGATACGGTCGAATGGTCGAAAGAAAGATTTAACGAAATCGTCAACAAAATGAGTATTTTCCTGAAACAAGTAGGTTTCAGGGAAGCAGTCACTTTCGTTCCATGCAGTGGATTGTCGGGAGAAAATATCGTCTCGAAACCAAAAGAAGTTCTGGCAAATTG GTATAATGGGCCCACATTGGTCGATATTATAGACAAGTTTAAGTGTCCGGAGCGGCCGATCGACAAGCCTCTTCGATTTTCCGTCAACGACATTTTCAAAGGCACAGGCTCTGGATTCCACGTTTTCGGTCACGTGGAGACTGGACTGGTTGCTGTgggcaaaaaaattttgatcctGCCGCGAAACGAAGTGGCACATGTTAAAGGTTCgttgtttagaatttaa
- the LOC117175894 gene encoding HBS1-like protein encodes MAENEGNKELVTKLGVTTADGAKFNKNTDIDRDKTDKTETTENKLEKTDETKKRGRGRPPKEEKLIVTLSGIQIDDSPVTNAFAGDQAALLLAGVDHQNIGIGDIICSLQNPVPVTSCFQAHIVIFNIKNPITRGLPIVIHQQSLMEPAVITKLIAQLHRSTGEEVKKKPRCLSKNSSAIVEITTQKPICMELYRDVKELGRVMLRVEGTTIAAGLVTKIK; translated from the exons atggcaGAGAACGAGGGAAACAAGGAACTGGTCACGAAGTTAGGTGTAACAACAGCAGATGGCgcgaagtttaataaaaataccgataTCGATAGAGACAAGACTGACAAAACTGAAACAACTGAAAATAAACTAGAAAAGACAGACGAGACGAAAAAACGGGGTAGAGGGAGACcaccaaaagaagaaaaacta attgttactctTTCAGGAATTCAAATCGATGATTCTCCAGTGACAAATGCGTTCGCCGGCGACCAGGCGGCCCTGCTCCTCGCAGGCGTCGACCACCAAAATATTGGAATCGGAGACATTATCTGCAGTCTCCAGAATCCAGTACCAGTGACCTCCTGTTTTCAGGCCCACATTGTCATATTCAATATCAAGAATCCCATCACCAGGGGTCTGCCGATCGTGATACACCAGCAGTCGCTGATGGAGCCCGCCGTGATCACAAAATTAATAGCTCAGCTGCACAGAAGCACGGGGGAGGAGGTGAAGAAAAAGCCTCGCTGTTTGTCGAAAAATTCGAGTGCCATTGTCGAAATCACGACGCAGAAACCCATTTGCATGGAATTGTACAGGGATGTGAAAGAGCTCGGGAGGGTTATGTTGCGCGTAGAGGGCACCACGATCGCGGCCGGCCTTGTCACCAAAATCAAGTGA